The following nucleotide sequence is from Branchiostoma lanceolatum isolate klBraLanc5 chromosome 18, klBraLanc5.hap2, whole genome shotgun sequence.
GATGAGTTCTACAAGACTAAACACTATGCTATCAAATATGCGTGatacagtacatatatataggGAACATGGATTGCATGATAATACACAGGAAACACAGTTTACATCAATTGCCTGTAGCTGTGTCAGAGATGATACGATTTCCTTGAAAATGTACAACGAAATTACATTGGGACATGACATAGGTAGATTAAAAGTCTCTGAGGTTGTCTTAGATGAACATGATAACTATCACAACACAGAAAGGCAATGGATAGCTGATTGACAAACTTCACAACTATACATGCTCCCTCACCAATACTTTATTTCCCTCTGAAGTAACACGTCTGCAATGCCGAATTTTAACTAATAGAATTCACTACAACCAAGAACTTTATGCAACATGTATATGTCCTTGttacaacaaaatgaaaaccatCATCGTCATCCACtagtttctgcatctgcagttgtggctgcattcagtctttcttcatcttcctccactGTGTCTTGTAGTCCAAGATGGCAGCCGTTCTCACCTGAGCTGTCATCATTACTTTATATTCCTCAATTTTTACCTTCATAAACTCACCATCGGCCGCAAATCATACCTGAATCCGGAAGTTGAGTATCTACAGGTCTGCTATTTGTGAGAAAACTGGACGATCGACTCACCTGTTCTGAGAAATTTACCTGAGGCCTTGCAACAACAAAGGACGCTGTACCGACGCCATAGCAACAACAAACGACgctacattttgtagcttctcACAAGCGGAATCACCGCAGCGGGCTCCCTTAGTGGAGCCCCCGCCGGTAGGTCTCTTACTGTGCAGCATTCACTCTATTTGTCACATAGTTTGTGTTGTCTTCTGCTGTTTTATGACCCTTGCTGCCTAGATTTTCCATTGTTGTTTCAGCGACCCCCCTCCCATCGCTAAGAATCAGAATGGCGCCAAAAAAACCTCCAGAAGACGACCATGTTTCACTCTCGATGGTTAAAGAACTGCTAGAATTACAGGAGAGGAACTTCAAATCATTTTTGGATACTATTGTGGAATCAACACACAAGCGAATGGACAACTTGATTCGTGAAGTACAAGAGATCAAAGACAGCCTGCACTTCACTCAGAAGGAAACTGACGACACCAAGTCTACCCTACGTGACCATGAACATCACGTCAAGGTTATTGAAACTGAAATATCCCAAATCAAAGTAGATCTACAGGCACACCAGAACAAAGCAGACTACCTAGAAAATCAGTCTAGGAGGAACAACATCCTGATTGATGGAGTCCCCGACGCCAGGGATGAAACTTGGAGCCAATGCGAGCAAAAAGTGAAAAGTCTCATGAAGGAAAAACTGAAGCTTGATCCCATGAGCATAGAGATTGAGAGAGCTCACCGGAATGGTAGATTCCAAGATGGTGGTCGGCCGCGCTCTATCGTAGCCAAGCTCTTAAGATTCAAAGACAGAGACACAATCGTCCAGCGAGCTAAGTACTTGAAGGGAAGTAACATCTACATCAACGAGGATTTCTCCGAGATGGTACGCCAGAAGAGGAAAGAGCTCATCCCGAAGATGAAAGAGGCCAGAGAAAGAGGAGACATTGCATACCTGAAATTCGACAAGCTCATCATCCACCCCCCAAGAGAACCTCACAGAGTAGAAATACCTGATCGCCGAAGTACAAGATCTGACTCCAGACACACCAGACAAGACGGAAATCCCTGAACTGCCCTCGGAACTTAAATAAGTTAAGTCTGATACAATTGCCATAATTGTATAATACTATATACGCTACATTACAAATACTTTATCTATGACTATGACTAcccctgaaacaaacaaaaaacaaggaatACAAACTTCAGGTAAGTACATCTTTGATAATGACAATTTGATTTTTGACCCTTTCTTATTAAATAACacaaaatatacagataactGGGACCCTGACGTAAATCTTTTAAGAAACCCTACAGACAATTCGTGCCAGTATTTCTCAGAAAACTCGTTTTCCACTTTGTGCAATACACTACCCAAGAATACATTTTCAATTCTACATCTTAATATTAGAAGCCTCCCACGTAACCACgatcatttcgtgcattatctgTCCAATATTCGCCATGAGTTTTCCATCATTGGTCTCACCGAGACATGGCTACAAGATTCCACCTCACATCTGTATGATATACCTAATTACACTTCTATACATTGTTGTAGATCTACCAGAATGGGTGGGGGAGTGTCCATCTTATTACACGAGAGCATGCAATTCATAGAACGTAAAGATCTTGCTATACAAGCAGAAAATGGACAAATTGAATCAATGTTTATAGAAATCCCCGCATCTTCATTGACAACGGCAAAGAGCCTTATAATAGGCTGCATTTATCGGCCCCCAAATTCGGATATAAAAACATTCATAAGTAACCTTACCCTGACCTTAGATGCTATCGATAAAGAAGGCAAAAACTGTTATTTGATTGGCGATTTCAATCTTGATCTTCTAAAAAGTGAAAATCACTCATTAACTGCGGACTTCCTAAATACTTTGTATTCGTGTAGTTATTTTCCAACTATCACTAAACCGTCAAGAATAACAAAAACCTCAGcgacattgatagataacatATTGACGAATTCTTTAACGAGCCCATGCACATCAGGTCTCCTTGTTACAGATATATCTGATCATCTTCCAATATTCCACATTATAGAATATGTATGTAATAGAGACaagaaaattgaatatgaaaaacgCAAGTGCAGGAAATTCaatagaaaaaatattgatagttttaaacatgttttatccgAGGAAACTTGGGATTgtgtacaaaacaacacaaatgcaAATTCTGCTTATTGTGACTTCATGCAAATTTTTAATTCACACTTTGACACATGTTTCCCCCTATCGAACTCTACAGCAAAGCAAAATCTAGGCATCGACAAGCCTTGGTTTACTACAGGTCTCCGCAAGTcctctaaaatgaaaaatagactctacaagaaatatttaaaaaatcctaCACCAACAAAACTGCATAGTTACAAATCGTacagaaacaaattcaacaggctGATTCGTAGTTGCAAAAGGAAATATTACCAAGACCAATTTACAGCTGCATCCACTAACATACGAAAAACCTGGAAActaattaatgaaattatgaacAGGAAAAAGGCAACTAATATTCTTCCGAATAAATTTATTGATGGGGAATTGGAGGTATCTGATCCAAAAGCCATAGTAGacaaatttaatgatttttttgtaaacattggcCCCTCTCTTGCaaaagaaattgatgaaacagaTATTTCTCCTGAGTCATACCTTTTAAATTCGTACCCACCTATAAGCTCTTTTGAAGAACCCACCGCAACGGAAATccatgatataattatgaatttaaaaaacgcAGCTCCTGGCCAAGACGAAATAAGTGCCTTGCTGTTAAAACAGATTGTTCCCGAAATTCTAGAGCCAATAACACATGTTTTTAAGACTTCTCTGAGAAACGGAGTAGTGCCAGCAGACCTTAAAATAGCCAAAGTTATACCATTGTACAAAGCCGGAGATCCGTGTGTTttcaccaattatcgtccaatatcAATCTTACCGGCCTTCTCAAAAATCTTGGAAAAATTAGTTTATAAACGGATTGTGAATCACCTTGAAATCAATAATATATTATATGCGCATCAATAtggatttcgaaaaaaatactcgacatatatggcactcttgcaacttgttgacaaaatcaccacatccttagaaaataacgaatacacgataggaatatttcttgacCTTTCCAAAGCATTCGATACAGTAGATCACAACATACTTCTCAACAAACTATTCACCTATGGATTTACCGACTCTGCCCTTCGTTGGCTAAAAGACTACTTaactaacagaaaacagttcgtctctaatagaaataatatttcctcccaaaatgtcttaacatgtggcgtaccacaaggatccattcttggtcccctcttgtttttaatttatgttaacgacttggcatcagtatcaaataaattatttgctctgttatttgcagatgatacaaacttatttatgtcccacaaaaattttgacacgttagtaacatctatgaataatgaattgtataagataaatcaatggttcaaggcaaataaattgtcccttaacgtaaaaaaaaactaattttattatctttgtaggaaggaacaagaaatacgataaagaaaaggctaggatctatattaatgacaatgctatcaatcaagtaagtcacacccgttttttaggcgtaattatagacgagaaactttcatggaagaaccaaattgattttgtttgcaaaaaaatttccaaaaacataggcatcattagaaaagtcaagtctttgctgtcacgaaacatatttatggttctttattacagtttgatttacccttatctaacttattgcaacataatttggggtagtacgtacacaacatccatcaatcctgtttacctccttcaaaagcgctttgtacgaatagcagccaatgcgtcattcacagcacacacagcagctctgtttcgtgatttaaatgttatgactgtatttgacatcaataaatttcaaattgccttatttgtccataaaattgtccataatagctcttccctacctgaacaatacaaaggtcttttaaatttcaactcagatatccatcaccactatacgagacaacataatcttttaagatcaattaagacaaaaactactcaaaaacaacatacaataatgtttagaggccccaccgtatggaacaatctcagccaaattctacagtcctgctcgtctttacctagtttcaaaaaacttttaaagatagatgtcatagaacatccaagtattactttctcctgatttgtttgttttccttgttttccacttttcctttggtatctgatgacaaaataattcatgtgattgttatttttgtataattttgacctatttctttataaattgttattcattataatacttattatgtttacaactcaaaatttactttgtagatcctcttcttttcatttgtttcattaggatttatgttaaaattccaatttcttctttcgttagtttttcttagtttcgatgatatataattttgtaaaaatcccatttgagtagtttaggggaggcccccgaaaagccgtataggcttctggcctctcctgcatgtattctttacttatttctctttgttttatattgtacatatgcgaagaaacaataaacaataaacaataaacaataaacaatagtcCTGAAGGAGAATCatagaagagaaagaaagaaagaaacgtaCAAGGTATCAACGAAGttattctgttttcttttaattaaTGGCAAAATTGCCTATATTGAATAAATTTGCATCAAGAGTCCTAGAACCATAATGTTCCACCGTGGCCATAGAACAACATGCCTAAAATGATCAAGGTActtcaagctatcattctatgatagtgaACTAAATATATACTGGGTGTGCTATGAGATAACTAGTACTTTTTCTTTCAGGTTTCTCCTCCTTGATTATTGCATTTTACTTGCATCTTACAAGAACCATTAGTCTTTCAGTAGACGAAAAATTTCACTGGTTTGCGAATACTAAATGTTAAAGAAAACAGTTGCAAGGTTATAGTTATCAATATCCTCGAGATTAGGTTGATAAAAAAAGGAACAGTTTGTCTACTTCAGGAAAATGAACAGCTGTGTTTGTGCGTTCAGCAGCAGGGACatgtgtggttgtatgtatgaGAGCTGTGGtgttcaggaccaaggacaggtgttgttgTATCTATGAAaactgtgttgttcagcaccaaggacaagtgttgttgtatgtctgatagctgtgttcttaagcaccaaggacaggtgtggttgtatgtatggcagctgtgttgttcagcaccaaggacaggtgtggttgtatgtatgacagctgtggtgttcagcaccgaggacaggtgttgttgtatgtctgacagctgtggtgttcagaaccaaggacaggtgtggttcaatcaatctttattctgaaatcaacattgcaggtgtgtctgacgacacacctgaattacattagatttcttacagaagtatgttaaaaacattccaataGACCAGATTTAAAATAATTATCATGCGACGAACGAGGACAGACGAATATAGCTTTAAAGTAGGTTTTGAATGTCTCTCAAAGTCCTCATAACAAACGAGTCACTGTGACGTTTGGTCCTACTAAGTGgtagtttgtacatgtgtcggGTTTCCCTGTTCCTTAGATTATGGTCAGGCTTCTTTCTAGGTGGGAGGAAGacattgcaggggtgggaggggtctcttagAATTCTCTGAAGTTCACTACGTGACGCATCCCCTCTCCTAGACTCCAGGGTTGGCCGGTGGTCATAAGGAACTCCACATATCCTCAAACACATCTTCTGAATTCTCTCCAACTCGTTTGACAGACAGCGTGGAAGGCCGGCCCAGACAGGGGACCCATACTCTAACACAGGTCGGATAAAAGACCTGTAGATTTGCACAAGTACATCAGTGGGTAGGGCAGCACGCCTGGCTACGCGTAGGTAATGTATGCGCGGTTGGACCTTAGTTAGCGTGTACTCAACATGAGGTCCCCATGTAAGGTCGTTGCTGATCACAATTCCAAGAAGCTCTCGACGGGCTTGCCGTTTAAGGTAAGTGGAGGGGGTGATACAGGGCTACGGCGACAGCTGATGACCATGTCTTTTGTCTTCTTGGCATTAGCGCTCATGCTAAATGACTTTGCCCAGACGTTGACTTCGTCAAGTGCCACTTGCATGAGACCCGGCATGGAGGCCATCAGAAACTCCGAGTTGGTGAGATCATCAGCGTATTTTACTGGTGTGATGCTGGGTGGGATTCCCTGATCAAGACTGTTCATGGCAATAATAAAGAGAGTCGGTGAGAGAATTCCCCCCTGAGGTGTGCCTGCGAGAACGGGTCGGGCTTCAGAAATGCTCATCCCCCATTTCACACGTTGGACACGATCGCTCAAGTAGCTGCTCAGACACCGCCAGAGGTCCAGTCTGATCCCCATGTGTGACAGGCAGTGGAGGAGGCTGCCGTGATCTATAGTGTCAAAAGCGCGAGTAAAGTCAATAAACGCAGTGTGCACATCCAATTTAGGAACACTGTTTACCGCGTTGTACCAGGACTGCGTCATGTAAATGAGTGCTGATACTGTTGACCGTCCCCGTCTAAACTCGTGCTGGGAATCATGGATTAGATAATTCGTGTCCTGTAGCAGGAGGTCACGAAGAAACACCTCGAGCACCTTGCCAAAGCTGCTGGTCAGGGAGATGCGTCTGAATTCCTCTGGTCCCTTTGGCTTTGGTGTCTTCGGTACGGGTACCACCAGTTCTTCTTTCCATTCCATGGGGAAGACACCCTGTTGTAAACATGCATTGTAGATGTTGCACATTACTGGCGCAAGTTCCTCATGAAAGTTAGACAGCACCCAAGGCGGGATGTGATCTCCACCGGTAGCCTTGCGGGGGTTCACCCTTTTCAGTTGAGCTTTTCGGTGCATCTTCTGTGAAAAAAGTTACCTAAACTTTTGACCATGCATATATCAATCCACAATAGTGGATGTAAATGACTGTAGACATGAGTGAGAAACATCCAAATCATCTTCTTTCCTTCTCGTTGATGTTTGTTCAGGTTCCTTCTGCTCGGAGACCTCACAGAGAAGGATGCTGCGAGCGAGGATGGAGAGACTGCGCGGGCCATCCTCGTGGCCCCTGCCAACGACCTGGCGAATGTCAACGAGGAAACCTCGGCTGAGGTCTCCGAGACAACCCGCCAGCCGTCCGTGCCCCCCACACCCCTGGAGGTCGCTGGGTCGTGCGGCATCAGTAAGCTGACCAGCAGTGTGGAGGAGCTGGCCAAGGCCATGAAGAACGAGCAGGAGGTGTCCGATTACACCCTGCTGGCCAAGGTGCTGGACAGGCTGTGCCTTGTCCTGTACGTCATCAGTATTGCCGTGGCCGTGCCCATGGTCATGTATCTGAGCAAGTAAAAATAGTGTTGACACTCGGGGACTGTGTAATAAACACACCGAAACACCATCACTGAGTCgaacttattatcattattaagtgATTTAACTCTGAAAAATGTGCATGAACAGCCATGGCTACCCAACAAGCATGCGGCTGTTACAAAGGGTTAATACTTTTATTGGGAAGTAGTAACCCCTAAGTGGAACAAGCCTATGGTGCATT
It contains:
- the LOC136424010 gene encoding centrosomal protein of 85 kDa-like, producing MAPKKPPEDDHVSLSMVKELLELQERNFKSFLDTIVESTHKRMDNLIREVQEIKDSLHFTQKETDDTKSTLRDHEHHVKVIETEISQIKVDLQAHQNKADYLENQSRRNNILIDGVPDARDETWSQCEQKVKSLMKEKLKLDPMSIEIERAHRNGRFQDGGRPRSIVAKLLRFKDRDTIVQRAKYLKGSNIYINEDFSEMVRQKRKELIPKMKEARERGDIAYLKFDKLIIHPPREPHRVEIPDRRSTRSDSRHTRQDGNP